The Synchiropus splendidus isolate RoL2022-P1 chromosome 5, RoL_Sspl_1.0, whole genome shotgun sequence DNA window CCAAGCACGAGCAAGACCTCAAGTGGTGTAAAGATGCTGGCCAGAAAATGGACATGCTCGTCCAGCAGCATGCCTGCAGTTTAATCGCTATCCAAGAAAAATATGAAACGTCTCTGCAAGAGCAGCACCGGAACTTCACACAAACAGTGGCCTCTCTTCAGAATGAGAACCAAACGCTGAAGGATGAGATCAGCCTGCATGTAAACCAGCTTTCCCAGCAGCAAGAACAACTCTCTTTACTAGAAGAACAGTTCCAGCGGGAGATGGAGGAACTAAAACTGAGACACGACCATGAGATGAGTCAAGCTGCACGACACAGTTCTTCAGCAGAGCTGATGGAAACCACAGCTGACGGCAAACAAAAGTTCAGAGATCTGTTGGTGAGCATGGACTCTATGGAGGAGCAGCATAACAACCATGTGAGGAAACTGGAGGAGCAATTTGAAGAGAAGATATGTGACATTCATCAAACACACAAAGACGAAATTGAGAAGTTGCAGGCGGATTATTTGGAAACCATTCGACTAATAAAAGAGCACCAGCTGGACCAAACCAAGGTGAAGCCCTGCTCACGCGCAGATGATGCAGCAACACTAATGGAGGAGGGACGGAGGAAGCAGGGAGATGCTAACATGTCAAAGGACACGAGCCAAGAGCAAGATATTCCAATGGACACCATGAGGGATGACATGACCAGCCTGGGAGAGAAGTACCAGAGAGACATTGAGAGTCTCAAGGTTTCTGCTCTTTGTTATAACATTTTATTATACAGTTTAGTATATATTCATGATTTTGCGATACTTTTTGTTTGATTTACTATAGAATGTCTTGGTATGATCATTTAACTAATTTGTTAAGGAAAGCACACCAGTGACAAGATGCCTGCATGTCAGCTGCATTATCACGACTCCATGTTTGATCTAATGGCCTACAGTTTCTCATTTTCGTATCAAAACTGACCTCGACTTTGTTGCTTCATCTTTTCCTTGCTAACTAATGAGCTGCTCGACATCAGATTACTTGCTTAGTTCCTGTCAATGATTCTGCATGCGCTGTTGTGACTAGCTGGGTTAGTGGTAGATGGACTGACCAGCACCAGAATCAGGTGCCGTGACCCTAATGACTGTTGTGTCCTCAGGCCACGTACGAACGTGGTTTTGTTGCAATGGAAGAAACTCACCAGAAGTTCATTGAAGATCTAAAAAGGCAGCATCAGAGAGAGATTTCCAAACTTTTGGAAGAACGAGAACGGCTGTTAGCAGAGGAGACTGCCGCCACTGTTGCAGGTATATTCAGTGAATTCACATTAGAGAAGAGTTTTAGGTAGCCTGCGATATATAAAAATAGTCACTCCATTACTAATACCTTTGTTTAGCTATTGAAGCTATGAAGAATGCCCACAAGGAGGAGCTTGAGAAGAACCAACGGTCTCAGCTCAGTGGTCTGAACTCTGACATCGATGAACTTCGCTTACAATATGAGtatgttgtttttctcttcccCTGACTTTCCTAACATCGAGTGGGCCTGAGGAAAATTGGACAAAGGAGTAAATAGTAGGAAAATGTTGGTAACAAAAAATGGAAATGCAAGTCGGAAATGGACATATGAATTGTTGCAAGTGTGCAAtaatttattgaaatgaaatattaataattgGGAAGAAAAGTAACCTCATAAAAACATCTGATGTCAACAGTAATCTCAATGACTTGCTCAGTGTCAGTGTTGTCAAAATtaagtatttattttgaatattctACTGTTTCCTAAAGACTCCAATGTGCAATCCTTCAGGCCCTGACCTCTTATTATGCAGCTTGTGTTACAATTGAAGTCATGAGCAGAATATGAATTCCTTTCAGGGAAACTAGACTGCAATGATTATGATGATATTCGTATTAATCAATTGTCTAGGGAAGAGCTGCAGTCCATCCAGAGGGAACTAGAAGTTTTGTCAGAGCAGTATTCTCAAAAATGTCTGGAGAACGCTCACCTGGCTCAGGCACTGGAAGCGGAGAGGCAGGCCCTCAGGCAGTGtcagagagagaaccaggagcTCAACACGCACAACCAGGTCAGACTCAACTTCAGCTGTCCTGTGGTCACCTCTCTGTAGGTTCATGTCCAAACTGTAACTTTGCTACAGGAATTAAACAACCGGCTTACTGCCGAGATCACCCGAATGCGCTCCTGTTTCAGTGGTGACACGGCCATGTTGCCACCGACGCAGGGAAAGGATGTGTACGAACTACAGGTATATTCACCGCAACTACAAATTACCTCAAAAagcatttacatttttggaTTGTCCTGTTGTTGTTTCCCCATTTTCAGGTCCTTCTCCGGATTAAAGAGTCTGAAGTCCAGTGTCTTAAACAGGAAATTCACTCCCTGAAAGATGAAATCCAGTCGGCTTTGCGGGTAAGCAAGAAGATTCCTTCCGAGTCGGAATGCTCTCCTGACGGCCAGTTGTAGTGAAGACATAGAAGAGTTGCAGAGAAATCGTGTCCAGATTTGCAGCCTCAAGAAGTGGACCGGTCCAGACCAGAAGAGAAGTACAACTGATAACCTCTTGCAGCAGAGGTGCGAGTGAAGCTTGTGAACTCGATAGATGACCAAAGCTGATAGCgaagataactttttttttcagtgcagcAAACACAGTTCATGTTTACTGTaaactataaaaaataaaaagctgccATTTAGGAAAACGACTAGGTTTGTTCAGTGACAACATGCCATTTGCCTCATAACTTCGTAAATAGAGTAGAAGGAGCTGAGTACGTATGGGCTTCTATTGAGAGGAATGCACCTGAGTAGTTGGTAAGGAgacaaaaaaaggagaaaataagTTGCAGAAGAGAAGTAGTTGAGATCCTGGAGAGGGGTGTGTTGCAGAGGCTGGGAGCAGAGCAGCTCTGAATGAGCAAGTGGCACAGTGAGTTGGATGGATGACATTAGAGTGCAGCAGGAGCGGCCACAGGGTGAGAAATCCTGGCAGACAGTGGGAGGTTTGAGGTGAGTTCAGTTGAAAGGTGAAGGTGTCCACAGCGTCCTAGTGAAGATCTGTTGTCTTTTTATGTTGTATATGACTGTGGAGAAGTGAAGTGGAAGGATATTGGTGGTAAGGCCTTAGTGCCCCTGGAGAGTATGAAATGTGCAGTTATGGTCCACaggctgtcttcaaaaaaaTGCATACATCTAGCCCTCATACAGGTTTTGTGCAGAACCAAGTGGAAGAGCTGCGGTTTAAATTATAACTGTTTCAAATGAAGAAAGCAAACAAGGCTTATTACTGACTAGGTTATTTTTCACTTCACGAGTGTCTCATGCATTTATAGTGAGCGTAGATGGTTGAATTTAGTCAGCTGTGGCTTCAGACCAGAGGCGCTGGAGACCACAAGGGTTTCTGGCATCATTGTTGGAGTGCAGGGTCAGGTTCAGACtttttttccagtattatcaagATCAGTGATATCTCATCAGCAAAATGAGGCATGAAAACTATAGGTTACATGTTAATCCACACTGGCAGTCCACATCTTGCTGAAGCTGCTTCATGGCCAACTAGCTACAGTTAAAACCTGAGgattcaccacacacacacacacagtattcaTGCAGACATTAGGTAGTTTAGCGTCCACACACTAGTTGTCCTGGTAACAAAACAGCGTTTGACTAGAGTATGTTTTGTTTCCCCACATTTCTTACTTCAACAGGATAAGAAATATGCTACAGACAAATACAAGGATATTTATACAGAATTGAGCATTGTGAAGGCAAAGGCCGACTGTGACATCAGCAAACTGAAGGAGAAGCTGCTCATCGCTACAGAGGCACTCGGTGAAAGAACTGTCGATGGAACAGTTACATCTGGATACGGTAAGAACTATTATGCACTGTTTTGGCTAATTTCATGCTCGGAAATGATTCTGCTGCCTGAATTTGCACATGagacttgaaaatgtgttttgtggatTGTAGCACTGCCAAGCAGAGAATGTGCTCAGCCGAGACATGTGACTCTAAATGAAAAAGATCTGAAGTGCTCTTTTGACAAGATTCCTTTGTCAAAGATGCACTGCGAACTGACCCCTCATGCTGTGTCAGGCAGCTTAGCCTACATGATGTTTTAACCAATATAATATGAGCATAACCTTCTTGTTCCTATCTTGCAAAGTCataattaaaaaatgtgtgatgtTTAAAAGGATTTTAAGTTAGTTAAGTACGTCTCACCAGGAGGCTTTGCTCCTCTGatgtttttacttttcattcCACAGACAtcatgaaatccaaaagtaatcCAGACTTCATGAAAAAGGAACAGACGTCCACTTCAAGGCCGTCGCGGGGAGTTAGGTCAAAGGTTAGAAAACCTCCCTTCCTCATCTTATACACATGCTCATCTGCTTCTAAAGTGTGACGTTGAAGGCTTGTGTCATTAACTGTTGCAGCGCCGCTACCACATACACATGTGTTGAGTGGGTCAGTAAGTTTTCTTTCTGTCAGTCTTGTAAGTTTGTCGTCTGTCTGTTCTGTCCATCAGTCCGTCATTGAACAGGTCCCATGGGACAGCTGACGCTCCCATTGTGGAGTGACCCCTCCCCCTTTCCTGCCCCGCGAAACGCTGTAGGTATAGCATGGTGTGGCTCAACACCTTCCTCCTTGCATGACCTTCACTCTCAATAAGCCCCTTTCCTCCTCACTACCTGATTGCAGTGTCCTCCTGCTAGTTAATCTGTGACCTTTGACTCCAATCGATTGAATGACCAACGTCATGTCTTATCACCTTTGTGCTTAGATGTGTGCAGTCTGTAGGCACCACACATGGACATCATGTATGTGGTTTTTAGAGCCTTTCAGTTTCAGTGCACGTTTGCTCTGCAGGTGCTCAAATATCCAGTAGTTCTTTTTCCACCACCTACTCAGACACAGGACTTTTTGGATACTTACCAAAGTACAAGAAGCTCCACCCCCTGTCAGCCCATGCTGATGTGAAGGGAGGCCAGTCCTCAAGCATCCTATTCTGAGGACCACAAAAGGTTCCTACATTCCAAAGTTGTTTGGCAGAGATCTGCCACAAAGCtgtttcaatgtttgttttagcTGTTGTGTGATCAGTAATGAACCACTATTTTTATATTCACCCAAAATGTTTGTTCCCAGTGCGCTGTTCCTTTTTACTATTTACACCTACAGCTCTAGATTGAGCAGCAAGAGGTTAAACCTGCAAGTTAGAATCATGAAAAACTGCTAAATGAAATTTTGTaggaagattaaaaagtactcGTAAACAAGAATATTTTCTACAAAatgaattttttaaaataaaaatatatcctCATTGACAAATGACAATTTTGGAAGTTACAAATTGATTTGACTATGTATAATGATGTCTTTTGGCTTCCTACATAAATGCCACCTTCAACAAAATATTGAACAATTCATCCGGTTTATGCTGCATTGCATTAGTGTCATTGCAGGTGATGTTACAATGATAATTTTGGTTTAAACAAACACGACTGAATCTATAATGGGAGACTTCCCACGTGCCTCCAAGTCACCTTCGTATGACAGTTATTCATGTCTGGTACTGGGGAGACCCTGGACCATCTGGGTGAGGTGTCTCTTTGGCAAAGGGAGTTTGGAAGTCCCTGATGGACCCGCGAGAAAATCGCCTCTGGGATGAAGACAATGTCCCCAGTTGAACAGCCCTGAATTTGTGAAAGCTGCACGCCGTGTTCTTGAGCAGAGACACAGGACAGCATGTGAGAACGTGAGGTCCAGGTCATGTTGACGTATGGAGCAGAGTTCCATCCTAATGACACTTAACCGCATGTTTCCCTTCTATTGTTTTGTCCTGATGTTTGCTGTTTTGTGAGGTAAACGGAACATGATCGAGTGATGACTTTGTCATGTTTCATAACAATGTTTCATTTATCCCCCCCCCACAGAGCCTAAAGGAAGGACTGACTGTGCAAGAACGCATGAAGCTTTTCGAAGCAAAAGATTCCAAAAAGATTTGAAAAACGAAGCTGGTGGGACTGCTGCAGATGGGCCAGCGCCAACTTAGAGCTTTCACGAAGGAGTGCTTTCTATCGACACAGTCAATGAACCTGGACATGCTGCTTCCACCTCACGCAACAGACTCAGATTCATTTATGAACATTTGTATGGCGTGAgtagtttttttaaaatatatatatatatatatatgttgaaaatatataaaatttgatttttattaAGCTGTGGAATGAGGCAGTACAGCATGTTTATTTCACTTCAGAACGCCAAAatgcccatatatatatatatatatatatatatatatatatatatacactcacaCTATGAATTAAGTATCTgctgtatttcattttgttgaaaCATCTATAtcctaaataaaatgtaatgtacCCTTATGTTGTACATAACTACTACtggataagtgtgtgtgtgtggaagagctGTGTGAGAGCTGTGCTGTGTTCATGCATCTGATCCAGCTGGAGTGTTGGACGCATGGACGggctctgatcatgtgactacTTGAGGAGGTTTAGTTCAATTTATTTGTCTCAACTTGGTGGAGTAGCTGTCAGTCGGTGTATTGCAGTGCAACCAAACAGCAGTGACTCGCTTGATTTACAAACCTAAAGTTGTTTTATATCTGCTTTTGTGTGCTGACATCTGTGTGGAAGAAAAAGAGCAATTTAGGACTTTGCATGATTGTGACCTAAACTTTGTGTTACAGAATGAGCTCTTTGCCTCAGTAGTCTCCTTTGACGCTTCAGTGTGGAACTGTGGTCACTCGTGAGCTTCGCAGCTTTGCAAGTCCTGCTGTTGTGGTGTTTGAGTTGTTTTACTGTATGCGGCAGCCTCAACGCACTTGGCCTGAACTTTGACCTTTGCAGTCTAGTTTTGCCTCTATACATTGAAGAATACCGACATCCATGAAACCTGTGCAGCTATGGAAACACACTGTATAGTATTCAAACCATACTGTGTACATAgacatttataaatataaatatgccACGTGGAAGAATTATGTGCTCGTTTTACACTTGTACTTTGCTTATTGGTTCAATATTACAAATctatatatttgaatattttttatttttgtttgaatgtataacatcaaataaatgtttggaagtttgtcatttcatttcttttattattataatcagTACATCTGAAGCCTCTCTGAACCGGAAATGGAACACACAAACGACCGTCATCACGTGACCAACTGGCTAACTTAGCTTGTGGTTTCACCGCTGTCAGGTAAGTTTGGGCATCTGTTGCGTCCACCTGGAGTCGAGTTGAAACGGTTTGATCAATATTTCAATAGTCTCTCGAGTGCAATGACTCGCATCAAGCGGTTGTTGAAGTCATATTGTCTTCGAGTCATCGAATGGGAAACAACTAATTTGAAAGCTTTAGCCTCGATGTCCATCATTTTAGttttgcatttgtgttttttcgCTCGCTGCGAACAGTCATCGAAAACTCATGTGCTGTAAATATTTCGTCCACTTGAGGGCGCACGACGCCCTTGGAAGTAGAGTGAGTACGAGGCGCTTTCATAGTTTCTGAGTCCAGATACAACGCGATAAGTATGAGCAGAATATCAGCGAGTAGACACACATCTTATGGCGCCCTGCCCTATTCTATCCTTCAACGAACCCGAGGAATAAACAGAACTCAAttcactgcctttttttttttttaactaatcgTACTATTAGCATTTCACTCCGGGCTCTGACtggtgtgtcagagtgtgaggtTTACACTGATCCAATTTCTGCCAACAAATCGTGACTGGACGATGTTCAGTCTCAAAGTCACATTTGTTGACATGATTTGAACACACGGTAAATGATTTACGGTTTTGGCAAAAATATTTGTTCCAATCGTGTCAAAAATatgttattttgattttattaatATGGATGATGTAGAACATTAAGTACACTTCACAGTGATTAAATTACTTCAGTGCATTTTTGGTCAATTTATTATTTGACTAAAGCCTGTATGGTCATTCACTTGGTGTTTCCAGTTCAACCACGGACACCATGTGTTCACAGTGGTGCAGAGCCAGATTTCATCAGTAAGGAATTGATGGACAATATTCATATTGTTTAACTACACATTTTAAACACTTTCATATCTGTTAACATAATGTAGAGTGCTCCACATTCTAGTTGAATATGCCTGGAACTCAGGGAGTCTTAtagtttttaatatatttttagctGTCTGGTCAGTTTCTGTCATGATGAGGTCCCATTCTCCATAACTTAAAATATTCAGAACATAACAGCTTGGTGCTGCTGTTGCAGACGGGCAGTGGGGGttgtgacagtaaaaaaaaaatgttcacacaTATGAAAAAGCTTCATACACATCCATTTTCCTTGACTTTTTTTGGGAGGGGGGGTCTTGAaggatttaaaaatgtgttaccTTGACAGACTTGTAGAATATGACCAATGTTAATAGATAGATATTAGGACATTTTGACCTCTTCACACAGCGACTGAGGGTCTTCCTTCATGGCAGATGACCTTTGCTGCTGTGTGCGGAGTGTGAGGGTGGGAAGGGGCCACTAACCGAGTCTACGCTTGCTGTCCAGCCTGGAGGCAAACAGGTACTCGTCTGTCCACTCTGTGATGGGTTTGTCTGCGGGGCCTTGACCTTTGCTGCGGGACGCAGGTTCCCAAACGCGAGATGTAGACACGGGTGGACCCATCAAGAGTGTCCTAGCTTTAGGAACTGTTTCACCTTTTACTTAGTGGCCGAACGACGTCAGGACTGATTGGGATTAGCCAGGCATGCTGCCATCTTCATTGTTTCACTTGAAATTTGACAACATTTAGTCTTATGGCCTCAGTTTTCAAGTTCAATTACATGTTAATGTTGGCTACAATATTAAGACCATGTATTtggtacgtgtgtgtgtgtgtcccacaaaacttcatcaccatcaagtgttaaaaagtgaaatgaaacttttattattttacaaaaaaaactttgaaatgTCCCGTAAAAAATGTTCTTTAACACCAATTTGCACCTCACTGGAGGTACCTTAATATGTGGATTGAAACTGATGCTCTTTGTGTATGCAGTCAGAAAAATGACTCATATTAATCCATCAGTTTATTTCAAGAAATATTTTGTGTACGATACATATTCATCTCAGTGAAATCACACCAAATGTCAACTATATAAAACATTTGCTTTGTACATTATAGACACAAACGCATTCAAatgattgtctcttttgaagttACTCTCTGCCGGTGCCGATTATTTTCCAGAGTCCAGCAACAATCAAGGTCTCTATTGCCTTCTGCTCTCACAACCCTTTTTTAAGATGTGCAAAGTGTTTCAGCATGTTCATGTCAGTAGGCCGGGTTCAGCCTGTGAGACACGCCACATGTTGGGCCATGTTTGTAACGTCTCCAGAAAGAGTTCAGCTCTCGGCGGCCGTCAGTGGGCTGACGGGACTCTGACCTTCCGCTCTGTGAATAGATGGGGGTCTCTTGGGCACTTTGGGGATGTCTGCAAAGACCACAGATCTGCCGTCAGGACATAGCAGGACACTGGAGTCGGCTTCACACTTGGTGGTTCTGTTTGGCCAGAGAGCTTCTGAGGGACTGGGCCTTACGCCAAGACTGCCCGGGGAGAGAACCTCTCCATTCACCACTGAAGCCTGACTCATTTTTATTAGCATGTCCAGCGACTGTTTGCGAGTCTCCAGTGATGCCCTCATTGCTTCTCTCTCCCTTTCATCTTCCtgctcatttttttcctcctcaggttcctcttcctcctcggtCTCAGTCATATTGTCTCTCAGGTTGCTCTCCTCAGTCTGACAGTCTGACAGTTCTCTCTTAAATGAAAGGTCGAGAGGGCCGTCGCTTTGACGTGTTGTCTGTTCTAAAGCTTGGTGGATATGGGAAAGCTCATTGCGTATTTTACTCAGGTGTTCCCAAAGGTGGTGCTGTGCAGGTAGATCTTCCTTCTCTAAGTGAGACATTTTGCTTTCAGCCTCCTGGTACTCTTGCAAAGCTTTGGAGAGATCACTGAGAAGAGCGGTTACTGACTCAGAAGCCCCGGTGCCTAAGGTCCGGGCTGCAGCTGAGTCTTGGTGGCTCTGCGCCCCAATACTTGACAAAGTGGAGGCTTCACTTTGAGGGCTCGCCTGCAGACGGGCCTGCCAAAGTCCAAGCGTCTTCAGCTGGGCTTCCTGTaaactgaagaagaaacaaatcCAGGTCATGAGTACATTTGTGCGTCGCCAGTGATGAAGTagaatgatgaagaagatgaagaagtttTCTTACCTGTTTTGGTgactgtgtgtttcaggtgtgGGGTTCATACTTGAAGCTGCCTGGATGTTCTTAAGAATGTCCAAAGTGAATCCTAGGTTTGGGATCTTCTCTGAAGGCACATCCTGCTTTCCCATTGGGGCCCCTGCTCTTTTGAGCCCCAAGCTAGCTTTGCTGTCCTTGGACAAGGCTGGCAGTTTTTCCTCAACCTTGTAGATTTGGTCCTGTCCTGGATCTGTGTGGGGTGAGGCCCATCCTGCTTGGGACACGGGTGCAGCACCGGGCCGTAGGGCAGGCACCTTCCACAAATTTACTTTAGGTTGGAATCCAGACAAGTGATGGCTGTCCATGTTGTTTGGCGTTGTCTTGGTGGTTTTAGTGTCGCTCAGATTGGAGGCCGCGCCAAACGTGTGCTCACACAGAAATGGGTAGTAGAACCTCGGAGGCACCAGAGGTCTATCTGTATGAGAGGTAGGGTGCATCAGCTGTGCAGCAGATGCCAGGAAGGGTAGCTGTGCGAGCTGCGCGTGGGTCTGGGAGCTGACACCGGAGGCCGCGCCGGGAATTGCCGAATTCATGTAGGAGAATATGCTGGGGCTGATGGGATAACCCACCCCAAGCAGTGACAGGTTGAGACCAGTGGGGTCCTGGTAGTCCACCAGGTTGGCAGGAGGAGGGTAGCAGGGGATGGAAGTGTTAACTCTGGACTGAGCGCCTTCCGCTCTGGTCTTTGTATGACTGGAGGCCAGAAGCCGCCACTGCTCGGACAGCAGCCCCGGTGCGGCAAGACACGTCTTGGAAAATTTATAGTGTTTTAGCTGGGCCTCCACCTCCACGCTGCGGGCTCGCAGTAGTTGGTCCTCCAGTGAGAGCATGTCGGCCATCAGCAGCTCGGACTCCTGctgtttagttttctttttgttgcccTCCACTCCCTCGTCTCTGCTGCCACTGTTGCTGGGCCTCACTCGGGGCAGCCCTGTCTTCTCTGCTTGATCCCCTTGTTTTCCCAAGGCCTCGTCCTCCGCTCCCTGCTCTTCTTGGTCCTCCCTTCCCCCTTCTTCACTCATTCGCTCCCTTTGTCTCTGTTCACTACCTTGCTCGTCTTTCCTCGTCTGATGCGTGGCACTTCCTTGCTGAAAGGGTCGCAGCTGCTCTGCATGCAGGAGGTTTCCCTTCTTATAAGGCCAGTCCGACTCGATCAACAGCGACAGCGAGTTTTTACacagactgtatttcatgtggTTGTACAGGTGGGACTTCTCCATGCAGGTGAATGGGCACTGGAAACATTTGTAGTTGTAGGGTTTCCCCCACGGTCTCGGGATGTAGTGCGGCTTTTTGGGTTTGCGCTCTTTGTGTTTGCCGGccggcataactttgcaggcgtCGTCCTTGGACATGGTTTTGTCGGCCGCCATGGAGCGCTTAAGAAGAACGAGGTGAAGGAACGCCAGTCAACGGTTTTGATTGTCCTGCATCAGATGTTTCTCATTTTCACTGCTGAAAGTGAGAAGCGGCAGCTGCGCCTAAAACAGAGGAGGGAAACGTTTAGTTTtctcttttaaaaaaagcagaccATTTCCGTTTTGTTCAAGTTTAACTGAAATATTCCTGCAAGGTTCGGCTGTGTCGCCGCCTCTGGTCAGTTTCAGGCTCAAGCGGAGTTCAGGCTTGGGGCCAAACATGGCAGGGGACCCAGCACCTGTGCTGAGGCGCCTCACAGACACTCACTGGCCTGCTCGAGTTCGGGAGCAGAACCTTGGAGGCGGGCCACAGGCGCAGTGCCATGGGGTtgagagggtgatgagaggGTACTGCAGGGAGAAAAGGTGGGGGTTCGATGGCTGGTTCCTAATGAGAGGCTGGCGTCGTGCCTACGGGGCGTCATTAGCGTCGGGACTGGGATCTGGGTCAGGACACCGTGCTGAGCGTAATTGCTCCAATATCAATATGTTTACATGAGGACACGATATTAATTAAGATGTGGTGAGTTCATAACTGTACACAACACCTTCAAACTGTAACCAAGGAAACGCC harbors:
- the prr35 gene encoding proline-rich protein 35, translating into MAADKTMSKDDACKVMPAGKHKERKPKKPHYIPRPWGKPYNYKCFQCPFTCMEKSHLYNHMKYSLCKNSLSLLIESDWPYKKGNLLHAEQLRPFQQGSATHQTRKDEQGSEQRQRERMSEEGGREDQEEQGAEDEALGKQGDQAEKTGLPRVRPSNSGSRDEGVEGNKKKTKQQESELLMADMLSLEDQLLRARSVEVEAQLKHYKFSKTCLAAPGLLSEQWRLLASSHTKTRAEGAQSRVNTSIPCYPPPANLVDYQDPTGLNLSLLGVGYPISPSIFSYMNSAIPGAASGVSSQTHAQLAQLPFLASAAQLMHPTSHTDRPLVPPRFYYPFLCEHTFGAASNLSDTKTTKTTPNNMDSHHLSGFQPKVNLWKVPALRPGAAPVSQAGWASPHTDPGQDQIYKVEEKLPALSKDSKASLGLKRAGAPMGKQDVPSEKIPNLGFTLDILKNIQAASSMNPTPETHSHQNSLQEAQLKTLGLWQARLQASPQSEASTLSSIGAQSHQDSAAARTLGTGASESVTALLSDLSKALQEYQEAESKMSHLEKEDLPAQHHLWEHLSKIRNELSHIHQALEQTTRQSDGPLDLSFKRELSDCQTEESNLRDNMTETEEEEEPEEEKNEQEDEREREAMRASLETRKQSLDMLIKMSQASVVNGEVLSPGSLGVRPSPSEALWPNRTTKCEADSSVLLCPDGRSVVFADIPKVPKRPPSIHRAEGQSPVSPLTAAES